The bacterium genomic sequence AAACTGACCCACTACGGCGGCTTTCATCTTTTTTCGCCCGGCGCCGCGCCCTTCACCGGCATTTCTCATGCCACCACGTTTTGCGGATTCCCCTTCAGGAAAAGAGCGATGTTCTCGACGGCGAGGCGGAGCCCGGCTTCGGTCACCTCGGGGGTGATGCCGGCGTTGTGGGGCGAGAGGACGAGATTGGGAAGTTTTGTGAAAGGGTGCCCGGCGGGAAGGGGTTCCCGATCAAAGACATCCAGCCCCGCCGCCGCGATGATTCTCCCGGAGAGCGCACCGATCAACGCCTCCTCGTCCACGATGGGGCCTCTCGCGGTGTTGACCAGAATGGCGGACGGCTTCATCCGGCCGAAGGCCTCGGCCCCCACCATACCCGTCGTCTCGGGCGATTGGCGCACATGGACCGAAACCACATCCGCCCGGGCGTAGAGATCGTCGAGCGAAACCCACTCGAGGCTGACCTCGCGGGCGAAGGCCTCATCGGGGTGGAAGGTCCATGCGATGAGGCGCATCCCGATTCCCCGGCCGAGGCGCGCCATTTGTTTGCCGATGGCGCCCAGGCCGATCAGGCCGAGGGTTTTCCCTGCCAGCTGGGTCATCTGCCCGCGGGGCCACTCGCCCCGCCGGACGGCGGTGTCCATTTCGGGGATGTGCCGCGCCGCCGCCAGCATCAGGGCCAGGTTGTGCTCCGCCACCGAGACCGCGGCCACACCGGGGGTGTTGGAGATGGTGACCCCGGCCTTTTTCGCGGCTCCGAGATCGACGTGATCCGTCCCGGTGCCCCAGATAGAGATCATTTTCAGGCCGGGGTGCCGCTCAAAAAAACCGGCGTCGAATTTGCAGAAGGCGCGGATGTTGAGGATGGCCTCCGCCCCCC encodes the following:
- a CDS encoding phosphoglycerate dehydrogenase; translation: MARFVVPDDFPAVFTGSAAEAGLRALGETEIFTTKPETGEALDARARGAEAILNIRAFCKFDAGFFERHPGLKMISIWGTGTDHVDLGAAKKAGVTISNTPGVAAVSVAEHNLALMLAAARHIPEMDTAVRRGEWPRGQMTQLAGKTLGLIGLGAIGKQMARLGRGIGMRLIAWTFHPDEAFAREVSLEWVSLDDLYARADVVSVHVRQSPETTGMVGAEAFGRMKPSAILVNTARGPIVDEEALIGALSGRIIAAAGLDVFDREPLPAGHPFTKLPNLVLSPHNAGITPEVTEAGLRLAVENIALFLKGNPQNVVA